From one Mycolicibacterium sp. HK-90 genomic stretch:
- a CDS encoding Rv0340 family IniB-related protein gives MANSLLDFVMSLVRDPDAAARYAADPAQAIADAQLTDVTSTDVNNLIPVVSESLSATGANPGLGEFGAADPGGNVWASGAATEAFDAFGDHVPLEPPNDAWAATAGQVIDQSGSVDQLVSSGSAIDDIGPLNQPLDELSLQLNDTVIEDVPNVDAEPASDWGNPVIDDQHHTDGAGGFDIFD, from the coding sequence ATGGCGAACTCGTTGCTGGACTTCGTGATGTCGCTGGTACGCGACCCCGATGCCGCCGCGCGCTATGCCGCCGACCCGGCCCAGGCCATCGCGGATGCCCAGCTGACCGATGTGACCAGCACCGACGTCAACAATCTGATCCCGGTCGTCTCCGAGTCGCTGTCCGCGACCGGTGCCAACCCCGGGCTCGGGGAGTTCGGTGCCGCGGACCCGGGCGGCAACGTGTGGGCCAGCGGCGCGGCCACCGAGGCGTTCGACGCGTTCGGTGATCACGTGCCGCTCGAACCCCCCAACGATGCCTGGGCTGCGACGGCCGGCCAGGTCATCGACCAGTCGGGCTCGGTGGACCAACTGGTGTCCTCGGGGTCGGCCATCGATGACATCGGCCCCCTGAACCAACCGCTGGACGAGCTGTCGCTGCAGCTCAACGACACTGTCATCGAGGATGTGCCGAACGTCGACGCCGAGCCGGCGTCCGATTGGGGCAACCCGGTGATCGACGACCAACACCACACCGATGGTGCCGGGGGATTCGACATCTTCGACTGA
- a CDS encoding heterodisulfide reductase-related iron-sulfur binding cluster: protein MESLEHTLVVSRLILGVLATLVVLAFAGKRVLWLTKLISSGQKVGDERGRKDHLVQRFLNQNKEVFAQSKLLKWSIPGIAHFFTMWGFFVLATVYLEAYGVLFDPEFHIPLVGRWAVLGFLQDFFAVAVLAGIIVFAIIRIRKNPEQLGRESRFYGSHNGGAWTILIMIFLVIATYAVFRGAAVNVLGENFPYQSGAFFSDGMAALLAPLGHTANVWLETIALLAHLGVMLAFLLIVLHSKHLHIGLAPINVTFKRLPDGLGPLLPMENKGEKIDFEDPAEDAVFGKGRIEDFTWKANLDMATCTECGRCQSQCPAWNTGKPLSPKLVMMNLRDHLFAKAPYIIEGKPMPEEGSVDFAKLGDSLHGHGVPEDGFARIEGSGPEQALRPLVGTAEQGGVIDPDVLWSCTNCGACVEQCPVDIEHIDHIVDMRRYQVMVESEFPGELGVLFKNLETKGNPWGQNAKDRTNWIDEVDFDVPVYGEDVESFDGFEYLFWVGCAGAYEDRAKKTTKAVAELLAASGVKFLVLGTGETCTGDSARRSGNEFLFQQLAAQNVETINELFEGVETVDRKIIVTCPHCFNTIGREYPQLGANYTVVHHTQLLNRLVRDKKLVPVKSTGGPEVTYHDPCFLGRHNKVYEAPRELVEASGVTLKEMPRHADRGLCCGAGGARMWMEEHIGKRVNVERTEEAMDTASTIATGCPFCRVMITDGVDDVAAARNVEKAEVLDVAQLLLNSLDKSAITLPEKGTAAKESEKRAEARAEAEAKAEAAAAAAAPVVEEPAAEAASEAPAAEAKPVTGLGMAGAAKRPGAKKAAPAAEASAAPAAAAPVKGLGMAGGAKRPGAKKAAAPAAEAAPAEAPAAPAAPVKGLGIAGGAKRPGAKKTAAPAASAAPATEAPAAPAAPAAPVKGLGLAAGAKRPGAKKAAPAASAAPAAPAAAPAESAAPAAAEPAKPEPPVVGLGIAAGARRPGAKKAAPAAPAPAAPAAEAAPEPTAEEPAEAPAEPAKPEPPVVGLGMKAGVKRPGKR, encoded by the coding sequence GTGGAGAGTCTCGAACACACCCTTGTGGTGTCGCGGCTGATTCTCGGTGTGCTCGCCACGCTCGTCGTGCTGGCGTTCGCCGGCAAGCGCGTGCTGTGGCTGACCAAGCTGATCAGCTCCGGACAGAAAGTCGGCGACGAGCGCGGCCGCAAGGACCATCTCGTACAGCGCTTCCTGAACCAGAACAAGGAAGTCTTCGCCCAGTCGAAGCTGCTGAAGTGGTCGATCCCCGGCATCGCGCACTTCTTCACCATGTGGGGCTTCTTCGTCCTGGCCACGGTGTACCTCGAGGCCTACGGCGTGCTGTTCGACCCCGAGTTCCACATCCCGCTGGTCGGCCGCTGGGCCGTGCTGGGCTTCCTGCAGGACTTCTTCGCCGTCGCCGTGCTGGCCGGCATCATCGTCTTCGCGATCATCCGCATCCGGAAGAACCCCGAGCAGCTGGGCCGCGAATCCCGCTTCTACGGCTCGCACAACGGCGGCGCCTGGACGATCCTGATCATGATCTTCCTGGTCATCGCGACCTACGCGGTGTTCCGCGGCGCGGCCGTCAACGTGCTCGGCGAGAACTTCCCGTACCAGTCCGGCGCCTTCTTCTCCGACGGCATGGCCGCGCTGCTGGCTCCGCTGGGCCACACCGCCAACGTCTGGCTGGAGACCATCGCGCTGCTCGCCCACCTGGGCGTCATGCTGGCCTTCCTGCTGATCGTGCTGCACTCGAAGCACCTGCACATCGGCCTGGCTCCGATCAACGTCACCTTCAAGCGCCTGCCCGACGGCCTCGGCCCGCTGCTGCCGATGGAGAACAAGGGCGAGAAGATCGACTTCGAAGACCCCGCCGAGGACGCGGTGTTCGGCAAGGGCCGCATCGAGGACTTCACCTGGAAGGCCAACCTCGACATGGCGACCTGCACCGAGTGCGGTCGTTGTCAGTCGCAGTGTCCGGCCTGGAACACCGGTAAGCCGCTGTCTCCGAAGCTCGTGATGATGAACCTGCGCGACCACCTGTTCGCGAAGGCTCCGTACATCATCGAGGGCAAGCCGATGCCCGAAGAAGGCTCGGTCGACTTTGCCAAGCTCGGCGACAGCCTGCACGGGCACGGTGTCCCCGAGGACGGCTTCGCCCGCATCGAGGGTTCCGGCCCCGAGCAGGCGCTGCGCCCGCTGGTCGGCACCGCCGAGCAGGGCGGTGTCATCGACCCCGACGTGCTGTGGTCCTGCACCAACTGTGGTGCCTGCGTCGAGCAGTGCCCGGTCGACATCGAGCACATCGACCACATCGTCGACATGCGCCGCTACCAGGTCATGGTCGAGTCGGAGTTCCCCGGTGAGCTCGGCGTGCTGTTCAAGAACCTGGAGACCAAGGGCAACCCCTGGGGCCAGAACGCCAAGGACCGGACCAACTGGATCGACGAGGTCGACTTCGACGTCCCGGTCTACGGCGAGGATGTCGAGAGCTTCGACGGCTTCGAGTACCTGTTCTGGGTCGGCTGCGCCGGCGCCTACGAGGATCGCGCCAAGAAGACCACCAAGGCCGTCGCCGAACTGCTGGCCGCCTCGGGCGTGAAGTTCCTGGTGCTGGGTACCGGTGAGACATGTACGGGTGACTCGGCTCGCCGCTCCGGCAACGAGTTCCTGTTCCAGCAGCTGGCCGCGCAGAACGTCGAGACCATCAACGAGCTGTTCGAGGGTGTCGAGACGGTCGACCGCAAGATCATCGTGACCTGCCCGCACTGCTTCAACACGATCGGCCGCGAATACCCGCAGCTGGGGGCCAACTACACCGTCGTGCACCACACGCAGCTGCTGAACCGGCTGGTCCGCGACAAGAAGCTGGTGCCGGTCAAGTCCACCGGCGGGCCCGAGGTCACCTACCACGATCCGTGCTTCCTGGGCCGCCACAACAAGGTCTACGAGGCTCCGCGCGAACTGGTCGAGGCTTCCGGCGTGACACTGAAGGAAATGCCCCGCCACGCCGACCGCGGCCTGTGCTGTGGTGCCGGTGGCGCGCGGATGTGGATGGAAGAGCACATCGGCAAGCGCGTGAACGTGGAGCGCACCGAAGAGGCGATGGACACCGCCTCGACCATCGCGACCGGCTGCCCGTTCTGCCGAGTGATGATCACCGACGGTGTCGACGACGTGGCCGCTGCCCGCAACGTCGAGAAGGCCGAAGTGCTCGACGTGGCTCAGTTGCTGCTGAACTCGCTGGACAAGAGCGCCATCACGCTGCCCGAGAAGGGCACTGCGGCCAAGGAATCCGAGAAGCGGGCCGAGGCACGGGCCGAGGCTGAGGCCAAGGCCGAAGCCGCCGCAGCTGCGGCAGCGCCGGTTGTCGAGGAACCCGCGGCCGAAGCGGCGTCCGAAGCTCCCGCCGCGGAGGCCAAGCCGGTGACCGGTCTGGGCATGGCCGGCGCCGCGAAGCGTCCCGGTGCCAAGAAGGCCGCTCCGGCTGCCGAGGCTTCCGCCGCACCCGCCGCCGCGGCTCCGGTCAAGGGCCTCGGCATGGCCGGTGGCGCGAAGCGTCCGGGTGCGAAGAAGGCTGCGGCTCCCGCCGCCGAGGCCGCACCGGCTGAGGCACCGGCAGCTCCCGCGGCACCGGTCAAGGGCCTGGGCATCGCCGGCGGGGCCAAGCGTCCCGGCGCGAAGAAGACCGCGGCTCCGGCCGCATCGGCTGCCCCCGCCACCGAGGCTCCCGCTGCCCCGGCCGCTCCCGCGGCACCGGTGAAGGGTCTGGGCCTGGCGGCCGGCGCGAAGCGTCCGGGTGCCAAGAAGGCTGCTCCGGCGGCGTCGGCTGCTCCTGCTGCCCCGGCAGCGGCCCCGGCCGAGTCTGCCGCTCCGGCGGCTGCCGAACCGGCCAAGCCGGAACCGCCGGTCGTGGGCCTGGGCATCGCCGCCGGCGCACGCCGTCCGGGTGCCAAGAAGGCCGCTCCGGCTGCCCCGGCCCCGGCTGCGCCTGCTGCCGAGGCGGCACCGGAGCCGACGGCCGAAGAGCCCGCCGAAGCGCCGGCCGAGCCCGCCAAGCCGGAACCGCCGGTCGTGGGCCTGGGTATGAAGGCCGGCGTGAAGCGCCCCGGTAAGCGCTGA
- a CDS encoding IniB N-terminal domain-containing protein translates to MAISLIDFILDLFRSPASAASFIADPDGSLRDAGLPNVTAAQLHAVAATAAPAGVLLGGGNPVVGLQRAVADHHSIPASFGNQVASPFSPQTQFAPEVASRNNTDFASHNDTDFASNNHTPIMSPNQDAGANAQQGAFNLGFGDITLGDKSTNTATNGGVVVDGDNDGDIVSGDGAVLGDGNTTNNGDILAGAGSNVAVGKDNDIEDNSQTAGGDLISDNEGPVISDVDMSGGHGGGASGGDSLIGIGSGGASGGDGGNAGSIILTDASTTAVGGNQVEGDYGSRNTQDNSVSTSVETETHSSVEDNSSSYESNIASGNETALGSGNETNTALASGNSYDTSASLGSDNSYDGSSAFGSGNSYESQSDTDVASNNSTNTGLDAF, encoded by the coding sequence ATGGCAATCTCTCTGATCGACTTCATCCTCGACCTGTTCCGCAGCCCCGCCTCGGCGGCCTCGTTCATCGCCGACCCGGACGGCAGCCTGCGTGACGCCGGCCTGCCGAACGTGACCGCGGCCCAGCTGCACGCCGTCGCGGCCACCGCGGCCCCGGCCGGCGTCCTGCTCGGTGGCGGCAACCCGGTGGTGGGCCTGCAGCGCGCGGTCGCCGACCACCACAGCATCCCGGCCTCGTTCGGGAACCAGGTCGCCTCGCCGTTCTCCCCGCAGACGCAGTTCGCGCCGGAGGTGGCCAGCCGCAACAACACCGATTTCGCCAGCCACAACGACACCGATTTCGCCAGCAACAACCACACCCCGATCATGAGCCCCAACCAGGACGCCGGCGCCAACGCGCAGCAGGGTGCGTTCAACCTGGGCTTCGGTGACATCACCCTCGGTGACAAGAGCACCAACACCGCCACCAACGGCGGCGTCGTGGTCGACGGGGACAACGACGGCGACATCGTCAGCGGTGACGGCGCGGTCCTCGGTGACGGCAACACCACGAACAACGGCGACATCCTGGCCGGTGCCGGCTCCAACGTCGCCGTCGGCAAGGACAACGACATCGAGGACAACTCGCAGACCGCGGGTGGTGACCTGATCTCCGACAACGAGGGCCCGGTCATCAGCGACGTCGACATGAGCGGTGGCCACGGCGGCGGTGCCTCCGGTGGCGACAGCCTGATCGGCATCGGCAGCGGTGGTGCGTCGGGTGGGGACGGCGGCAACGCCGGCTCGATCATCCTGACCGATGCCTCCACCACCGCGGTCGGCGGCAACCAGGTCGAAGGTGACTACGGCAGCCGCAACACCCAGGACAACTCGGTCAGCACCTCAGTGGAGACCGAGACGCACTCCAGCGTCGAGGACAACTCCTCGTCCTACGAGTCGAACATCGCGTCGGGCAACGAGACCGCGCTCGGTTCCGGCAACGAGACCAACACCGCGCTCGCATCGGGCAACAGCTACGACACCAGTGCGTCGCTGGGCTCGGACAACAGCTACGACGGCAGCTCGGCATTCGGCTCCGGCAACAGCTACGAGTCGCAGTCCGACACCGATGTCGCGTCGAACAACTCGACCAACACCGGGCTCGACGCCTTCTGA
- the iniA gene encoding isoniazid-induced dynamin-like GTPase IniA gives MTQPNDPRVTAGGPARPAAAGGPARPVKVIVELIDHTSTIAATYDRGDLVERLRVAKVRISDPQIRVVIAGQLKQGKSQLLNSLLNIPVARVGDDESTVLATVVSHGEQASARLVVARPDGAEPELIEIPPSEVTNDLRRAPQAGGREVLRVEVTAPSPLLKGGLAFVDTPGVGGHGQPHLSATLGLLPDADALLMVSDTSQEFTEPEMTFIRQAIEICPVATIVATKTDLYPHWRQIVGANTAHLQRAGLNVPITPVSSVLRSHAIQLNDKELNEESNFPAIVKFLSDRVLTRENDRIRDQVVAEIYSAAEHLLLAVNSELSAFNDPSERERLTADLERRKQEAQDALQQTALWQQVLNDGISDLTADVDHDLRNRFRNITAHAEKVIDSGDPTLHWAEIGSELEESVATAVGDNFVWAYQRAEALAAEVARTFTEAGLEAVQLPQIDARDMGAGFGEMKSLARLEAKPIKAGHKVITGMRGSYGGVLMFGMLTSFAGLGMFNPLSLGAGLVLGRKAYKEDMENRMLRVRSEAKTNMRKFVDDVAFVVGKESRDRLKGIQRQLRDHYRDIANQTTRSLNESLQATLAAAKTEETERNTRVRELERQKNILTQVVDHARNLAEVGN, from the coding sequence ATGACGCAACCCAATGACCCGCGGGTCACGGCTGGCGGGCCGGCCAGACCGGCTGCGGCCGGCGGGCCGGCCAGACCGGTCAAGGTGATCGTCGAACTCATCGACCACACCAGCACGATCGCCGCCACCTATGACCGCGGGGACCTGGTGGAGCGGCTGCGGGTCGCGAAGGTGCGCATCAGTGATCCCCAGATCCGGGTGGTCATCGCCGGCCAGCTCAAACAGGGCAAGAGCCAGCTCCTCAATTCCCTGCTCAACATCCCGGTGGCCCGCGTCGGCGACGACGAATCCACCGTGCTGGCCACCGTTGTCTCCCACGGTGAACAGGCGTCGGCGCGCCTGGTGGTGGCCCGGCCCGACGGCGCCGAACCCGAACTGATCGAGATCCCGCCGTCCGAGGTCACCAACGATCTGCGTCGTGCCCCGCAGGCCGGCGGCCGTGAGGTGCTGCGGGTCGAGGTGACCGCCCCGAGCCCGCTGCTCAAGGGTGGCCTGGCCTTCGTCGACACCCCGGGCGTCGGCGGGCATGGGCAGCCACACCTTTCGGCGACGCTGGGTCTGTTGCCCGACGCCGACGCGCTGCTGATGGTCAGCGACACCAGCCAGGAGTTCACCGAACCGGAGATGACCTTCATCCGGCAGGCGATCGAAATCTGCCCGGTGGCAACGATTGTCGCGACCAAGACCGACCTGTACCCGCACTGGCGTCAGATCGTCGGCGCCAACACAGCGCATCTGCAGCGGGCCGGGCTGAACGTCCCGATCACTCCGGTCTCGAGCGTGCTGCGCAGCCACGCGATTCAGCTCAACGACAAGGAACTCAACGAGGAGTCCAACTTCCCGGCGATCGTCAAGTTCCTGTCCGACCGGGTGCTGACGCGGGAGAATGACCGGATCCGGGACCAGGTGGTGGCGGAAATCTATTCGGCGGCAGAGCATCTGCTGCTGGCGGTGAACTCCGAGCTGTCGGCGTTCAACGATCCGAGCGAGCGTGAGCGGCTCACCGCGGACCTGGAGCGGCGCAAGCAGGAAGCCCAGGACGCGCTGCAGCAGACCGCGTTGTGGCAGCAGGTGCTCAACGACGGTATCTCTGACCTGACCGCCGACGTCGATCACGATCTACGCAACCGGTTCCGCAACATCACCGCCCACGCCGAGAAGGTGATCGACTCCGGCGACCCCACCCTGCATTGGGCCGAGATCGGCTCGGAGCTCGAGGAGTCCGTGGCCACCGCGGTCGGGGACAACTTCGTCTGGGCCTATCAGCGTGCCGAGGCACTGGCCGCCGAGGTGGCCCGCACCTTCACCGAAGCCGGTCTGGAGGCCGTGCAACTGCCGCAGATCGACGCCCGCGACATGGGCGCCGGATTCGGCGAGATGAAATCGCTGGCCCGGTTGGAGGCCAAACCGATCAAGGCCGGGCACAAGGTGATCACCGGCATGCGGGGCTCCTACGGTGGTGTGCTGATGTTCGGCATGCTCACCTCGTTCGCCGGGCTCGGCATGTTCAACCCTCTGTCCCTGGGCGCCGGTCTGGTGCTGGGCCGCAAGGCCTACAAGGAGGACATGGAGAACCGCATGTTGCGGGTGCGCAGCGAAGCCAAGACCAACATGCGCAAGTTCGTCGACGACGTCGCCTTCGTGGTCGGCAAGGAATCGCGGGACCGGCTCAAGGGCATCCAGCGTCAACTGCGCGATCACTACCGCGACATCGCCAACCAGACCACGCGTTCGCTCAACGAATCGCTGCAGGCCACGCTCGCCGCGGCGAAGACCGAGGAGACTGAACGCAACACCCGGGTCCGGGAACTGGAACGTCAGAAAAACATCCTGACCCAGGTGGTCGACCACGCCCGGAACCTGGCCGAAGTGGGCAACTAA
- a CDS encoding Hsp70 family protein, translating into MTDSLGLSIGMTNLVAAREGRAPVIRRSILTLHNDRAPEVGEYAGSGLPLAGFVERVGDPVPLVAADGSQHRGELVLAEALDVMARAAGGGAPVTIAVPAHWGPSTVGALRGALRHKPALAPNGVPPALVPDSLTALAALRSDPGLPTEGVAVLCDFGGSGTSVTLADAGAGFAPIGPTMRYAEFSGDQIDQALLNHVLSGVANANNADPAGTAAVGSLTRLRAECRQAKERLSADTATAIPTELPGYAGDVRVTRPELDQLMSEPLSGLLDAVEDTLQRNNIALSSVNAVATVGGGAAIPLVTQRLSERLRAPLVTTPRPQLAVATGAALVADTVAEAGAPTGMAPMVAAADAPTGLAPEVSGADAPTGMAPTGLAPAAGAESGNFGALAWSQDDSPGNEPVPYAGGDYETAPGTTSARPPLEFSHEEERYDAEPAPLAWYKRPTILFGAAAAAVLLAGGGLAMTLTSSEGDSTPVTETSTTYSMGPSPEGPPPEPVTTVTEGPDGVRTTTVVAPPPPPPETTTSAPETTTTSPTTTTTTTTTSPTTTTTRTTTTTTQPPTTTTQPPTTTQPPTTTQPPVTTTAAEVPDDGA; encoded by the coding sequence ATGACCGACTCACTGGGGTTGTCGATCGGGATGACCAACCTGGTAGCTGCCCGCGAAGGCCGCGCACCGGTGATCCGCCGATCGATTCTCACCCTCCACAATGACCGCGCACCCGAAGTGGGCGAGTACGCCGGCAGCGGATTGCCGCTCGCCGGCTTCGTCGAGCGGGTGGGCGACCCGGTGCCACTGGTCGCCGCCGACGGGTCCCAGCACCGCGGTGAACTCGTGCTGGCCGAGGCGCTGGACGTGATGGCCCGAGCGGCCGGTGGCGGTGCGCCGGTCACCATCGCCGTTCCGGCGCATTGGGGCCCGAGCACCGTCGGCGCCTTGCGCGGCGCCCTGCGCCACAAGCCCGCCCTGGCACCCAACGGCGTCCCGCCGGCACTGGTGCCGGATTCCCTCACCGCGCTCGCGGCGCTGCGTTCCGATCCGGGCCTGCCGACCGAGGGCGTCGCGGTGTTGTGCGATTTCGGTGGCAGCGGCACGAGCGTCACGCTGGCCGACGCCGGTGCCGGTTTCGCCCCCATCGGCCCCACGATGCGCTACGCCGAGTTCTCCGGCGACCAGATCGACCAGGCATTGCTCAACCATGTGCTCAGCGGTGTCGCCAACGCCAACAACGCCGACCCGGCGGGCACGGCGGCGGTCGGTTCCCTGACACGGCTGCGCGCCGAGTGCCGTCAGGCCAAGGAACGGTTGTCGGCGGACACCGCGACGGCGATTCCCACCGAATTGCCCGGCTACGCCGGCGATGTCAGGGTCACCCGGCCGGAGCTCGACCAGTTGATGTCCGAACCGCTGTCCGGGCTCTTGGATGCCGTCGAAGACACGTTGCAGCGCAACAACATTGCGTTGTCGAGCGTGAACGCGGTCGCCACCGTGGGCGGCGGTGCCGCGATTCCACTTGTGACACAGCGCCTGTCGGAACGGCTGCGGGCACCGCTGGTGACCACCCCGCGGCCTCAGCTTGCCGTGGCCACCGGGGCGGCGCTCGTGGCCGACACCGTGGCCGAGGCCGGCGCCCCGACGGGTATGGCTCCCATGGTGGCGGCCGCCGATGCGCCAACGGGTTTGGCTCCCGAGGTGTCCGGCGCCGACGCGCCGACGGGCATGGCCCCGACGGGCCTGGCTCCGGCAGCCGGAGCCGAGTCGGGCAACTTCGGTGCGCTGGCCTGGTCGCAGGACGACTCTCCCGGCAACGAGCCGGTGCCGTACGCGGGGGGCGACTACGAAACCGCGCCCGGCACGACCTCGGCGCGGCCACCGCTGGAGTTCAGCCACGAAGAAGAGCGCTACGACGCCGAGCCGGCCCCGCTCGCCTGGTACAAACGCCCCACGATCCTGTTCGGGGCGGCAGCCGCTGCCGTGCTGCTGGCCGGCGGCGGCCTTGCGATGACGCTGACCAGCTCCGAAGGGGATTCCACGCCGGTCACCGAGACCAGCACCACCTATTCGATGGGCCCGTCCCCGGAGGGTCCGCCGCCGGAGCCGGTCACCACCGTGACCGAGGGCCCCGACGGGGTCAGGACCACCACAGTCGTGGCGCCGCCCCCACCGCCGCCGGAAACCACGACTTCGGCGCCCGAAACCACCACGACCAGCCCGACCACGACAACCACCACGACCACCACGTCGCCGACCACGACGACGACCCGCACCACGACGACCACCACACAACCGCCGACCACAACCACTCAGCCGCCGACGACGACACAGCCGCCGACCACCACCCAGCCTCCGGTGACCACCACCGCGGCCGAGGTCCCCGACGACGGCGCCTAG
- the iniR gene encoding isoniazid response ATPase/transcriptional regulator IniR: MTAPAPEPAPELPLAARAAVDAVLAAPTAPVKLLLSGGIGTGKSVALAEIRGALRDAGRVVLTRAPRPGDAPETAFVIDDAHLLGDDEIDCLAERVADPAATVVVAGEPLTHRASLHALATALERENPVIRFGALAPTDVGRVLGTAATPETVRSVLAATAGLPFLLHAATAAADAPADAARFALLQRLRVVDEDTRDALLILSLSHDLGPDDVAAALRLTGAEASAVVDRARAGGLVEPSHDRRFIRLVHESLAQIAGTARHHEIETSLLTSQLELSTLSADLAVRLAEHGLRDDRLADALAEHAAHHRARPARAARLYRAAVMAGAAAVSTRLADALALAGDCTTAARMADELLGSEDPAERATAVRIAASIAMHDGSAAQAADLFRWLGPYPDTALASAATIAQIAAGDGDAARASSKSEVAGPPTSSARAARSLAEGLVLSLDQPFAVTVARLGQAVTSEYQAGGVAPDTPAALVTLAALHGGDSVRARSVISRAVRAGGPDGAGDEAFSAARHRLLLGWVKMQDGQLGAAGVDASAAEAGADLHRRDALWAAALRTAIARRSGDSGAVQKHWYAAVEVLAESSVDLFSLLPLGELWVAGARMRQVDRLEHTLAEAFGLLESLGDPVLWSVPLHWAGVHAGILANSPGAVAPHGQALTAAAGQSAFARALANAGRTWLRVLANHVDTDEVTAAARALSQFGLTWDGTRLASQAALQTPDARVSQAMLQLARDLKQTSAVEDTETAPAPAPGGPATRAAPTPSSTKLSDREREVAELLLLGMPYRDIGSQLFISAKTVEHHVARIRRRLGADSRTEMISMLRAMLAPQT; encoded by the coding sequence ATGACCGCCCCGGCGCCGGAACCCGCCCCGGAGCTTCCGTTGGCTGCCCGAGCCGCCGTCGACGCGGTGCTGGCCGCCCCGACCGCACCGGTCAAGCTGCTGCTGTCCGGCGGCATCGGCACCGGGAAGAGCGTCGCGCTCGCCGAGATCCGCGGTGCCCTGCGCGACGCCGGTCGCGTCGTGCTGACCCGGGCGCCCCGGCCCGGTGACGCGCCGGAGACCGCGTTCGTCATCGACGACGCACATCTCCTCGGCGACGACGAAATCGATTGTCTCGCAGAGCGGGTCGCTGATCCGGCGGCGACGGTCGTGGTGGCCGGTGAGCCGTTGACCCACCGCGCGTCACTGCACGCCCTGGCCACCGCGTTGGAGCGGGAGAATCCGGTGATCAGGTTCGGGGCGCTGGCACCCACCGACGTGGGCCGGGTTCTGGGCACCGCGGCAACCCCGGAGACCGTCCGGTCCGTGCTCGCCGCGACCGCCGGCCTGCCGTTCCTGCTGCACGCGGCGACGGCGGCAGCCGATGCGCCGGCCGACGCGGCCCGGTTCGCACTGCTGCAGCGGCTACGCGTGGTTGACGAAGACACCCGCGATGCGCTGTTGATCCTGTCGCTGAGTCACGACCTCGGGCCCGACGACGTGGCGGCGGCGCTGCGGTTGACCGGCGCCGAGGCGTCCGCCGTGGTGGACCGGGCCCGGGCCGGCGGGTTGGTGGAGCCCTCCCACGACCGGCGATTCATCCGTCTGGTGCACGAGTCGTTGGCCCAGATCGCCGGCACCGCCCGCCACCACGAAATCGAAACCTCCCTTCTGACTTCACAACTCGAGCTGTCGACGTTGTCTGCCGACCTCGCGGTGCGGCTGGCCGAGCACGGATTGCGCGACGACAGACTGGCCGATGCCCTGGCCGAGCACGCGGCCCACCATCGCGCCCGGCCGGCGCGGGCGGCCCGGCTCTATCGCGCCGCCGTGATGGCCGGTGCGGCCGCGGTGAGCACCCGACTGGCCGACGCGCTGGCCCTGGCCGGGGATTGCACCACCGCGGCCCGGATGGCCGACGAGCTGCTCGGTTCCGAAGATCCGGCCGAACGGGCCACCGCGGTCCGGATCGCGGCCAGCATCGCCATGCACGACGGAAGCGCGGCCCAGGCCGCCGACCTGTTCCGGTGGCTCGGCCCCTACCCGGACACCGCGTTGGCCTCGGCCGCCACGATTGCCCAGATCGCCGCCGGTGACGGCGACGCCGCGCGGGCATCGTCGAAATCCGAGGTGGCCGGACCGCCCACCTCGTCGGCACGGGCGGCCCGCAGCCTGGCCGAGGGTCTGGTGTTGTCCCTGGATCAACCGTTCGCCGTGACCGTGGCCCGGTTGGGTCAGGCGGTCACCTCCGAGTACCAGGCCGGCGGCGTCGCACCCGACACCCCGGCCGCACTGGTGACGCTGGCGGCACTGCACGGCGGCGACTCGGTCCGGGCCCGCAGCGTGATCAGCCGGGCGGTCCGGGCCGGCGGCCCCGACGGCGCGGGCGACGAGGCCTTCAGCGCGGCTCGGCACCGCCTGCTGCTGGGCTGGGTGAAGATGCAGGACGGTCAACTGGGCGCCGCCGGCGTGGATGCGTCGGCCGCCGAGGCGGGCGCGGATCTGCACCGCCGGGACGCACTGTGGGCTGCGGCCTTACGTACCGCAATCGCCCGGCGCAGCGGGGACAGCGGCGCCGTGCAGAAGCACTGGTATGCCGCGGTGGAGGTGCTCGCCGAGTCTTCGGTCGACCTGTTCTCCCTGCTACCGCTGGGTGAGTTGTGGGTGGCCGGCGCCCGGATGCGCCAGGTCGACCGCCTGGAACACACCCTTGCCGAGGCGTTCGGCCTGCTCGAATCGCTGGGTGATCCGGTGTTGTGGTCGGTGCCGCTGCACTGGGCGGGTGTGCACGCCGGGATTCTGGCCAATTCGCCCGGGGCCGTCGCCCCGCACGGGCAGGCGCTGACCGCCGCCGCCGGACAGAGTGCGTTCGCGCGGGCGTTGGCCAATGCCGGTCGCACCTGGCTGCGGGTGCTGGCCAATCACGTCGACACCGATGAGGTCACCGCCGCGGCCCGAGCCCTGTCCCAGTTCGGCCTGACCTGGGATGGCACCCGGCTGGCAAGCCAGGCAGCGCTGCAGACCCCGGATGCCCGGGTGTCGCAGGCGATGCTGCAACTGGCCCGCGACCTGAAACAGACGAGTGCGGTCGAGGACACCGAGACCGCCCCCGCGCCGGCTCCGGGCGGGCCCGCGACCCGGGCCGCCCCCACACCGTCCTCGACCAAGCTGTCCGACCGCGAGCGCGAAGTCGCCGAGCTGTTGCTGCTCGGCATGCCCTATCGGGATATCGGCAGTCAGCTGTTCATCTCGGCGAAGACCGTCGAGCATCATGTGGCCCGGATTCGGCGCCGCCTCGGGGCTGACTCACGCACCGAAATGATCTCGATGTTGCGGGCAATGCTGGCTCCACAGACCTGA